The following proteins are co-located in the Larimichthys crocea isolate SSNF chromosome XXIV, L_crocea_2.0, whole genome shotgun sequence genome:
- the bub1bb gene encoding mitotic checkpoint serine/threonine-protein kinase BUB1 beta has translation MAEGGDVEWELSKENIQPLRRGRAISALQEALSQQQDGVISAINQQRQAFESELRMYDGDDPLDVWDRYIKWTEQTFPQGGKESNLNTLLERVVTKFTEEKKYHNDPRYVELWIKFAESCPEPLDLFRYMQAQGIGLTQASFYIAWSEEHENQGNSRKADLVYQEGFKKCAQPHDKLQQFHKALQARVSRQVMMNVEEDDSDDEPKQPERVSLADLKHRGKKKAIAPVNRTGPAIRNISRGLQSHGAPVLRNASNSQLVIFDENKSQNAGPSEPKLESWMAPPTSRAKENEQGPERWCDVKMPQKSKFGHTVMPPPPPKPTFQPFVEESDQPPTMTPCKINPAVNTVLSSRKPRKEETPLKRLQEHHQQQKEAESGKPQEQSMYCKELLLSGATEFCFEELRAERYFKKMAQESQEVKSHPASASASN, from the exons ATGGCAGAAGGAGGAGATGTTGAATGGGAGCTaagcaaagaaaacatccaGCCACTGCGGCGGGGCCGTGCCATATCAGCTTTACAGGAGGCGCTCAGTCAACAACAGGACGGAGTCATCTCTGCTATCAACCAGCAGAGACA GGCCTTTGAGTCTGAACTGCGAATGTATGACGGAGATGATCCACTTGACGTTTGGGATCG GTATATTAAGTGGACAGAGCAAACCTTCCCCCAGGGTGGGAAAGAGAGCAACCTCAACACACTGTTGGAGCGAGTCGTGACCAAAttcacagaggaaaagaaatatCACAATGACCCTCGCTATGTTGAACTCTGGATCAAATTT GCAGAGAGCTGCCCGGAGCCCTTGGACCTTTTTAGGTACATGCAAGCACAGGGAATAGGATTGACACAGGCATCCTTCTACATCGCGTGGTCTGAGGAACATGAGAATCAGGGCAACTCCCGGAAAGCAGACCTGGTCTACCAGGAGGGATTCAAGAAGTGTGCCCAGCCGCATGATAAGCTCCAGCAGTTTCATAA GGCTTTGCAGGCACGTGTGTCCCGACAGGTGATGATGAACGTGGAGGAGGACGACAGTGATGATGAGCCTAAACAACCTGAGAGAGTTTCTCTAGCCGACCTCAAAcacagagggaagaaaaaggcCATCGCCCCAGTTAACCGAACTGGGCCTGCAATCAGAA ATATTTCAAGAGGCCTGCAGTCGCACGGCGCCCCTGTTCTCCGCAATGCGTCCAACAGTCAGCTGGTGATCTTTGATGAGAACAAGTCTCAAAATGCTGGCCCTTCTGAGCCTAAGCTGGAGTCATGGATGGCCCCTCCCACTTCCAGGGCAAAAGAGAACGAGCAGGGGCCTGAAAGATGGTGTGATGTCAAG ATGCCTCAGAAGTCCAAATTCGGACATACTGTTATGCCCCCACCGCCTCCCAAACCCACCTTCCAACCATTTGTTGAGGAGTCAGACCAGCCTCCAACAAT GACTCCATGTAAGATCAACCCGGCAGTGAACACAGTTTTATCATCACGTAAGCCCCGCAAAGAGGAAACTCCACTAAAGAGACTCCAGGAGCACCATCAGCAACAGAAGGAAGCAGAATCAGGAAAACCACAGGAGCAGAGCATGTACTGTAAAGAGCTGCTGCTCAGCGGTGCCACCGAGTTCTGCTTTGAGGAGCTGCGTGCTGAACGCTACTTCAAAAAGATGGCACAGGAATCTCAGGAGGTCAAAAGTCATCCGGCTAGTGCCAGTGCCTCAAACTGA